One region of Quercus lobata isolate SW786 chromosome 2, ValleyOak3.0 Primary Assembly, whole genome shotgun sequence genomic DNA includes:
- the LOC115975913 gene encoding uncharacterized protein LOC115975913, translating to MAMASLIHRVILVQLLILSVATISATARPCKTLFISSYSFSFKPVNQQNPSSSSSSGFVTVFTEISHFNPKPQVQEQPFPTTTEIFLFRDPIHRNGMPLGYRKPQQPIASYDFSSLRDRTKDILSVVVALLFGVGCGALTAATMYLAWSLFSHRFSSSDYSAFPSSFSDDDDNDDDDVNPKKFGYIKIPAATDSLPAPAPAPAK from the coding sequence ATGGCCATGGCCTCACTGATTCATCGTGTCATCCTGGTCCAACTTCTGATCCTATCGGTGGCAACAATCTCAGCGACGGCCAGGCCTTGCAAGACCCTCTTCATCTCCTCCTACTCTTTCTCCTTCAAACCCGTTAACCAACAaaacccttcttcttcttcatcctcgGGATTCGTCACCGTCTTCACCGAGATCAGCCACTTCAACCCAAAACCCCAAGTGCAAGAACAACCTTTCCCCACCACCACCGAGATCTTCCTCTTCCGTGACCCGATCCACCGCAACGGCATGCCGTTGGGGTACAGGAAACCCCAACAACCCATCGCTTCCTACGACTTCAGCTCCCTCCGTGACCGCACCAAGGACATCTTGAGCGTCGTCGTCGCTCTCCTCTTCGGCGTTGGCTGCGGAGCCCTCACCGCTGCCACCATGTACCTCGCTTGGTCTCTCTTCTCCCACCGCTTCTCCTCCTCCGACTACTCCGCTTTCCCCTCTTCTTTCTCCGATGATGACGACAACGATGACGATGATGTCAATCCCAAGAAGTTCGGCTATATTAAGATTCCCGCTGCCACCGATTCTCTGCCTGCTCCGGCTCCGGCTCCGGCTAAGTGA
- the LOC115974551 gene encoding uncharacterized protein LOC115974551 — MEVAGDMEVTGDVVVSQVIFLPLKPEAFSLLILLCNILLNELPGVLWIYRTTVRTPTGETLFKLAYGSEAIIPAEVHMANHRVMKYQDKDNEEQLYLNVDLIDEVRMDAKQRTTRYKNLMAKQYDAMVKPRCFNIGDLILKKGLFGNQKPS; from the exons ATGGAAGTGGCCGGAGACATGGAAGTGACCGGTGATGTGGTG GTTTCCCAAGTGATTTTCTTACCATTGAAGCCCGAAGCATTTAGTTTattgattttactttgtaaCATCCTGTTAAACGAGCTACCAGGTGTTCTGTGGATCTATAGGACGACGGTCAGAACCCCCACAGGGGAAACTCTTTTCAagctagcctatggaagtgaaGCAATTATACCTGCAGAAGTACATATGGCCAATCACAGGGTAATGAAGTATCAAGACAAGGATAACGAGGAACAACTCTACCTAAACGTAGATCTGATAGACGAGGTGAGGATGGATGCAAAGCAAAGGACAACAAGGTATAAGAACCTCATGGCTAAGcaatatgatgcaatggtgaaaCCTAGGTGTTTCAACATAGGGGACCTTATCTTGAAAAAGGGTCTCTTTGGCAACCAAAAACCTAGCTAA